The bacterium DNA window GACCAGGACGCGCTATCGGTATTGGCATCGCAGGAAGTAATGTGTTTATCGCCGATGCGGACTCCGGGCTGCAGGTTATCAATGTAGCAAATCCAACGAATCCGCAAATTGTTGCTTTTCTCGAGACGCCAGGGATAGCGAATTCGATTTCGATTAATGGCGCAACGGCATACATCGCCGATGGTCTGACCGGTATACGGGTCGTAAATATAACCAACCCGCTGACACCACAATTGATCACTGCATACGACACCCCAGGCACTTCCGTGCAAGTAGCAGTTAACGGTAACTTTGCCTACATCGCAGACGATACCGCTGGTTTGCGGATCATCAATCTTGGTAATACTGCGAATCCGCAATTAGTTGGTGGTTACGCAACCTGCGGTTTTGCAACCGGGGTAGCTGTTTCAGGGAATTATGCCTATCTCGCAGCCCAAGCGAGTGGACTTCGCATTGTTAATATCAGTGATTCGACCCATCCGATGGAAGTCGGTTCGATCACTCCGAATGGAACCGCGACGAACATCACCTTCGATAGTTCCCTCGTCTTTCTTTGTGGAGATCGGAATTTGTATCTGCGCTGTTACTCGATAGCGAATCCCGCCAATCCGCAGTTACTGGGGACTTATCTCCCAATGAACGGCGATCCACTCCGAGTAGCTGTAGAAAATGGTTATGGTTACTTGGCGACAAACCTCGATGGGCTTGAAATACTCAACATTTCAAATCCCGCTCAGATAAGGAGGGTTGGTCATATCGATCTACCGGGATATTCGGTTGATATCGTGGTTTCCGGGAATTTCGCATATATCGCGAACGGAGAACTTGGATTAAGAATCGTCGATATCAGTAATCCCGCCAATCCGCAAATGTTAACTTCTTATAACACGGAAGGGAACGCCCGACAAGTGGAAATTTCTGGCAACAATGTCTATATCGCAGACGGTGAAGATGGTTTAGTTATTATCGATGTTAGCAATCCTACAACGCCACAATTCGTTGGATCGTTCAATACCAACGGCTTTGCCCGGGGACTTGCGCTTGCCGGAGAATACGCGATAGTAGCCGACGACACTTGCGGGATTTGAATCGTCAATGTGAGTAATCCATCGAGTCCGCAAGAAGTTGGCTTTTACAATACGCTGGGAACGAGCTGTGATGTCGTTGTTTCCGGAAGCAATGCCTACGTTGCCGATTACTATCAATTCGGTATCTATGCTTGTACGCATTTTTCGGGTACCGTTGAGTTAGAATCTCCGTTCGTCCCATCGCAGTTTTCGCTTAAACCCAACTACCCCAACCCCTTCAACCCGACCACTGAGATTCGGTATGCGATTGCGAAAACCAGTAAGGTGGATTTAAGAGTGTTCGATGTAACGGGGCGGGAAGTGGCAAAGTTGATCGATTTCCATCAGAATCCCGGTGAATACACCTTCCACTTCGATGGGAAAGCGCTTTCTGCGGGAACCTACTTTGTTCGATTGCAAGCAGGGGGTTTTGCGAAGACACAGAAGATGGTGCTCTTAAGGTGAAAGGTGTAAGGTGAAAGGTGTAAGATGAAAGGTGTAAGGTGAAAGGTGAAAGGTGAAAGGTGAAAGGTGTAGGGTGTAGGGTGTAGGGTGAAAGGTGAAAGGTGAAAGGTGTAGGGTGTAGGGTGTAGGGTAGGGACAGGCGTCCCCACCTGTATGAAACATAAGAGATTACCTACGTCGATCCCAATGAGATTGCCACGTCACTACGGTCGCATATAATTGCGACCTGCGTTCCTCGCAAAGACAAGAAGGGCGTGCGCGGCACGCCCCTACAGACGGGCTTGGAAACCCGTAACCACCAGACTCCAGTACGTTGGACATTCCTGTCCAACGGGCGTATCGAGTTCTGGGATTGCTTCGTCATCCACTGTCCGGCTGATTCCTCGCAAAGGCAATAAGGGCGTGCGCGGCACGCCCCTACGGACGGGCTTGGAAACCCGTAACCACCCAATCCTAT harbors:
- a CDS encoding T9SS type A sorting domain-containing protein — translated: MSNPSSPQEVGFYNTLGTSCDVVVSGSNAYVADYYQFGIYACTHFSGTVELESPFVPSQFSLKPNYPNPFNPTTEIRYAIAKTSKVDLRVFDVTGREVAKLIDFHQNPGEYTFHFDGKALSAGTYFVRLQAGGFAKTQKMVLLR